Genomic segment of Pseudalkalibacillus hwajinpoensis:
GCAAGATCAATGGACCCGCTTTCTGCACTACTAATGCCGTTGGTTAACTCAATTGACCCTTCATTGAGAGAGGCTAAGTTGTCTTTCAACTGCTGTGTACCGTCTTTTAATTCGGAAGAGCCATCAGCAAGCTCACCTGCACCATCTGTTGCTTCCGATAAACCATCAGCTATTTCACTGAACTTATCAAAGACAAGCTCACTGTAATTTTCAGTGATGTTCTCAGCAATTTGAGATTTAATTTCACTAACAGCCGTTCCACCGATCTGTCCAGCTAGAAAGTTAAAGCTTTCATTGGGAACATATTCAAGGTTTAGTTTATCCGGGTGTTCATCAAGAACAGTTGTCGATTTCTGAGAGAAGTTCTCGGGAATTTGAATTTTCATATAATAAGTTTGATCTTCAAGCCCTTTGTTCGCTTCTTCTTCATCTACGAAATCCCACTTGAATTCCGGTTCATCTTTCAGTTTATCTACTAATTCATTACCGATTTCAAGATGTTCCCCTTCGAAATCTGCCCCACTGTCACTATTAACAACAGCTACGGGAATTTGATCTAAATTTTCATAAGGATCCCAGAATGCCCACAAAAACATTCCACTATACATTACTGGAATAAACAACACCGCAATAACGGGAATTAAGATTTTTTTATTTTTTAACAATGACGACCATTCTGACCGAAATAGCCGAGATGATTTTTTCATTTTTGTCCTCCTGTCTGTTTGACCAAATTTCTCAATTGGTCATTTTAAACCAAAAAAAAGCAATGTTCTTTTTATAAAAACGCCTCGATTGACCATTTTTTAATTATGGTCATTTTTTGCTACAAAAAGTAATATAACACCGTTTCGTTAGAATAGCAATAGCAGTATTCCACTTTCTTTGGATACTGCTACTTCAATTTAATCCCGCTCATCATATAAAATTCCAGGTGATTTGCAATTTCTTCTTTCGTAAATGAAGAATGAGTTTTTTCCCAGTCAAAAATGAGTGCAATATACATTTTAAACATAAGAAATGCTGTAAGAGAAGGATCACACTTCTTCACTTCACCATCAGAAATACCTCTCTCGATTTCTTGTTCTAGAAAAGAAAGAATGGCTTTCTCAACAAGATCAAGGGCGTCCATTGCTGCAGGCGTTCCAATCTCACGCACTTCTTGAGATAGCTTTATAGCTAATTTATGCTCCTTCCGATGTTCCAGCACACTATAAAGAGCACGATGAAGATTGACAAAAAAGGACTCCTCTCTATGAATGGAATCTTGAGCAAGCCCCTTCAACTCCAACACCATACCTCTTACAATTTCATTGAATAGCTCTTCTTTATTTTTAAAAAAGGTATATATGGTTCCTT
This window contains:
- a CDS encoding TetR/AcrR family transcriptional regulator: MTFDRRKSILEAAEKSFSMFGYKATTMDQVAKIANVGKGTIYTFFKNKEELFNEIVRGMVLELKGLAQDSIHREESFFVNLHRALYSVLEHRKEHKLAIKLSQEVREIGTPAAMDALDLVEKAILSFLEQEIERGISDGEVKKCDPSLTAFLMFKMYIALIFDWEKTHSSFTKEEIANHLEFYMMSGIKLK